The sequence agctgtgggaagggggCCACCATacagaccccaaaatggtagatccaccagcaGCTTAGACCCTGtgcttggaaaagccacaggcactcaacaaccTGGGAGAGCAGCGTGGGGCTgaactctgcaaagccacagaagtGGAACTGCCCAAGGCCTTGCACCATTGTGCCCTAGATGTGGGACATataggagattattttggagctttaagatttaatgactgccttgctGTATTTCAAGCTTGAATGGAGCctatagcccctttcttttggctgatttctcccttttacAATGGgagtgtttacccaatgcctgcacctccactgtatcttggaagtaaataaattgtgatttacaggttcataggtggaAGAAATTCATctccagatgagactttggacttggacttgggacttttgagttaatgccagAATGacttaagactttaggggactgttgagCAGTCCCCTAAAAATactgattgtattttgcaatgtgaggacTTGAGACTtgggggccaggagcagaatgatatggtttgaatatatgtccccatcaaatctcatgttgaattgtaatcaccAATGCTGGAAGTGAAGCCtgatggaaggtgattggatcatggaggtagaTCCCTCATAGcttgtgagttctcatgagatctggtgtgTAAAAATGTGGcatctccctccctgccttgctcctgctttcactaTGTGATATGCCTCCTCCCCTTTCACCTTCCGTtgtgagtaaaagctccctgaaggctcaccagaagctgagaagatgccaacaccatgcttttacagcctgcagaaccatgagcgaattaaacctctttcctttataaattacccatcctcaggtatttctttatagtaatgcaagaacagcctaatacataGTATATACACATTAGTTGATTATAGATAATCTCATATCAAATTGGCACAGTTTAAcaatcattaaaatattaataagcatGAGAGTGAACTTCAAATTGGCCATATCCAAGAACTCTGTCATAGTTCTTTCTCTTGTCAGGATATTCTGCCTACTTTTAGATATCCTATATTTCAGGGTTCTTCTAGTGAGACAATTTGCAAAAATCTTCAAATTTTGGATCTCCCTGGTTTCATAATGCCTCCAAAAACTAAATATTTCCTAACAATCTCTCTTCTCCAGAATGGGATATAGTatttaataatgtaataatattcCACTAAGTACAACATTCCCATTAGTTCTCATATTACCTTATGGCAGTATGGGTATTCTCAAATCTTCAGAGACTTCTGTTGGGGACAAGAACTTTTGCTTTAGTAGCTTTAGAGGCTTTGTAATTTACCTACTGGGAGATGCAATATTCATCTGTCATGTAACTGTCAATATTTTAGTTCCACTGCACTAGAGAAGTATTTCTCTACCCTTCAGACCTACCATTCCCTTTActattctgaaataaaattcatagataatactacctacctacctatgaaataatttcaaaaatatcaatATGTTACCTTAACTATAAtatgaaggagaaggaaaaggaaagtgatttataatagaataatatgCATTTCAGCATGTAAATGACTGGATGAAATAGGTGCTTACACCTATTAGAATCACTGAATACAACTACAAATGCAGCCTGATTTATGAATTATATTTGTGAATCTAATACCATAAGTGGTTTTATTTCCCTGAAATGATGAAAAATTCCTAGTAACattgaaacaaaaaatgtatattttggctggacgtggtggcttatgcttgtaatcccagcactttaggaggctgaggtgggcagatcacttgagcccaggagtttgatgccagcctgggcaacatggtgaaaccccatctctacgaaaaaaattaaaagttagccatacatggtggtgtgtgcctgtagtcccagctacttaggaggctgaagtcagaggatcacctgagcctggagaggtcaaggctgcagtgaactgtaattgtaccactgcactccagcctgggtgatagagtgagaccctgtctcaaaaaaagaaagaaaaaaaatgtatatttcctTGATTTTCCAATACATATAAAAGCTATGCAAAATACTTTGTATGTATGCATAGAGTGTTACTAGGTTTTAGTTTCAGGTAATTATTAACAACTTTTTTGAAAGTCAGGTAGGATAAATGACAGTTCTTTTTTCTGCAGGAATGTCTATCATCCCTGGCCCCCATTAAATTCTAATAGTACTATCCAATCATTGTGACAACCCAAAATAACCTCACAAATTCCCCAGAGTCTCCCTAGGATGCCATCTTGAGGACCACTGTAATAAAAGAGAGAGGTTATAGTAAACTgacaataaaataatgtgttaggccattcttgcattgctatggaaatgaaatacctgagactgggtaatttatagagaaaagagatttacttggctcacagttctgcaggctgtgcaagcattgctccagcatctgcttctggtgagggcctcaggaagtttccaattatggtggaaggtaaagggggaGCAAGCATGTCACATGGTAAGAGCAGGGGCAAGAGACAGCAAGGGAGGGGAGGTCCCAAACTTTTAAGCAACTAAATCTCACATGAACTAACTGAggaagaactcacttatcaccaaggagaTGCTGCTAAACCAATCAGgaggaatctgcccccatgatccaactatctcccaccaggccccacttccaacattgggaatcagatttttttctttttttcaggggaggctggggaggaatcacatttcagcatgagatttggagggaacaaacatctaaaccatatcaaataACAATGGAGGAGCTTAAGGATCTGAGCTACAAGAATGGAAGCCAGCCAAGGTAGCAGTAAGGCAAATTCCTATTAAGGAATGTTGGCATAATAAAATATGcaattggatctttttttttgtgagacggagtctcactctgtcgcccaggctggagtgcagcggtgcgatctcggctcactgcaacctctgcctcccaggttcaagcaattctccagcctcagcctcccgtgtagctgggattacaggcatgcaccaccatgcccaactaatttttctatttttagtagagacggggtttcaccatgttggccaggctgatctcgaactcctgacctcaagtgatccacccgcctcggcctcccagagtgttgggattacaggcatgagccactgcgcctgccagCAATTGGATCTTAATgtgagattctacaataagaaaTTCTGACTCCTGCATCAACCCAGTAGCAGGGCTTTTTATCTTCCCTGTTTTCAGTTGAAAGGCATGTTCTTGGCAAAGCTGAACACAGACAGCATCATCATGTTATGTTACTTGAGGTTCTCCATGCGTGGCTTCTTGGCACATATCCTCCAAGGCTAACCTCCACATCTGAGAGGTCCCAGTCTATGAGAAAGGAAAGATTTTTATGAAGCCAGATTAACTCCCTAATCTCATGGATATCAAATTATGCTGTGAGCAGAAATATTTGGGGAACTGTTATACAGTTCATTGCCTCCTTTAATACACAAGGACTCCAAGTGAATTAACAAGAGGAGGGGTTAAACAAGCTTTAATGAGGAAATTTAGAGTCCAGAGATGGGCAAGAAGAAAAGGCACAGATTCCCAGATCTTCATATTTTCCTGACAAAGGCTGCTGGAGCCAGGGTACTCTGCTGGACGCTCTGATAGGTTGATGTTCCAGGAGAGGTCCTTGCTGCCCTGTTGCTCTCCCTTCTTATAATACAAGTGGAAAACAACATTGTCAGTGTGGACATAAACACACTACTTGGTGCCAGCCAATATGAATGTgaggtgtttgctttttaaacaagagttggccgggcgcagtggctcacgcctgtaatcccagcactttgggaagctggggcgggtggatcacgaggtcaggagatcgagaccatcctgggtaacacagtgaaaccccgtctctactaaaaatacaaaaaattagccgggcgtggtggtgggcgcctgtagtcccagctactcaggaggctgaggcaggagaatggtgtgaacctggcaggcagagcttgcagtgagctgagatcgcgccattgcacttgagcctgggcaacagagcgagactccatctcaaaaaaaaaaaaacaaaacaagagtcaTCTGGGAAAGCTAGCTGTCTAGTACCTGGGAAGCTTGAGATCTTTGGTAAGTTTCAGCCCCTCTGTAGAGAGAAGGGGCCTCCTGTCCTATGGAAAGCTGAGTTTCAGTTTTATACCCGCCTGCTGTGAGAAGAATGTTAAGGGGCAGAAGATAGTCCAAGTTAGCACTTTGTTCAAGCAACCTAGACTGTATTTCTAAGGCTCTTTCTGGACATTCAACTTGTCAAGTCACATGAACGTATTAAAATACAAATGCCTGGGTCCCATCAGACTTGCTAGGTCCAAAGCAAGGTTTAGATATCTGGAGTAACAAGTGTCATAAGTaattctgatgtgtgtgtgtgtatgtatgtaacctgtgtgtgtgtatgtaaccCATCTTTTGGCATCTAATTTTAGTCCCTTTCAGAGACTCATTTTCTCCAGCGCCTCCTGCCATAGACCCTGTGAAAGCTCACGCTACCTTTTCTATAGATAAAAACACTGAGATTGAGCTCTGAATAGCTCTGTGTCTTCAGCACCAGCAGCCTTGTGTTAAATCATTTCTAATCTGCAGGAACCCCAGCATGTTAATTGAACTTGATCACCCAGTTGAAGGAAGAATAACAGTAGATGTTGGATCTTCAGGAAGCTGAAGAGGGCAGTGCCCAGAAATACCTGTCTAGGTGAGTAGTGTCATAAGAAGACCACCAATTTGATGTGGAGAAGATAAGATCTAGTCCAAGCCCTTGCAATTTGTTGAGTCATGTAGGCAAGTGACTCAATCTGTTTTCTATCTGTCAGATGAGTGGGTTGGCCTAGATGATGTCTAAGTTCTGCTAAATCTCTGGTAGTCTAGGACTGTAGACTTCTTTAGAAgaatacctaaagtataataattggAAGAAGAGTTGAGAGGCAAATGGGGATAGCAGTGTGGTAGTTactatttctgaaatttttattctctttcaatcCCAGGAAAATGGTTGCATTCAAGCTTGATCaagtcatctttcttttttccatttcttttttctacacTTGAGAGTCTTGATTCTTCTCATCCTTCTCCTTGCTCTCATTTTCCATGATTAATCAACTACCATAATAGGTCATTTTACCATTTAATCCCCAACTCTCTGTCATCAGCTGGTACACCTGctcatttccatttgtttgggttAGCATATTACCCAATAACTGTTTCCATATTTCTTGATGTCTCTGTGTTCACCATGCCCACTGCAAAAATTCTGCCTCTTATCTTCTGGCTTTGTTCTCCTCCAGTATCCTTTTTTGTTTACTCCTCATATAAAGTTGCTAGTATGCATGAATTCAAATTAGTTGTCTTTTCTCTActggtttattttctttgctctccACAGTAGACACAGATGACATTTACACTTTAAATGTCTTTCAGATAGGGGGATTTGAACTGAACCAAAGCATCAACACCAATCAGACTGTTTCCAAAGAACTAGAGTTTTCAGGGTCAGCAATGGAAAGCCTCAGAGGGAATACTGCTCAGGGTCCTACAAATGAAGAAGCCTATAAAAATGAAGGCCAATTATCAAGGCAGACAAAATGTCCTGCACAGAAGAAATCCTCTTTTGAGAACACAGTGGTCAGAAAAGTGTCAGTGACACTCAAAGAAATTTTCACAGGGGAGGAAGGCCCTGAATTCAGTGAATTTAGTCTAAGCCCAAACCTTGATGCACAACAGAAAATTCCAAAGGGAGATGGATCCCCAATATCTAGGAAAAACTCCAAAGATAATTCAGACTTAATTAAACACCAAAGACTTTTCTCACAGAGAAAATCTTGTAAATGCAATGAATGTGAAAAAGCCTTTAGTTACCAATCAGACCTTCTTGTACACAGTAGAATTCATGGTGGAGAAAAGCCTTTTGAATGCAATAAATGTGGGAAACCTTTCAGCCGAAGTACACACCTTATTGAACATCaaagaactcacactggagagaaaccttatgaatgcaatgaatgtggaaaagcttTTAGCTGGAGCACACATCTTAGTCTACATCAGAGAAtccatactggagaaaaaccatatgaatgtagtgaatgtggaaaagcctttagCCGAAGCACTAACCTTAGTCAGCATCAGCGAACTCATACTCAAGAAAGGccttacaaatgtaatgaatgtgggaaagccttcagtgACCGTTCAACCATAATTCAGCATCAACGAATACACACTGGAGAGAATCCCTATGAATGCAGTAAAtgtggaaaagctttcagttggATCTCATCGCTTATTGAACATCAGAGAACACACACTGGAGAGAACCCCTATGagtgcagtgaatgtgggaaagTGTTCTGTCGAAGCTCCTCTCTTACAGAACATCAGAGAATCCACACTGGAGAAAAGCCCCACAAGTGTAGAGTGTGTGGAAAGGGCTTCAGTCGAAGCTCATCCCTTATTATTCATCAGAGAACTCATACCGGGGAGAAGCCATACAAATGTAATGACTGTGGAAAAGCCTTCAGTCAGAGTTCAACTCTGATCAGACATCAGCACCTTCATACTAAAGAGTAATAGCTGAGCTTTTATTAATGTTAGCACAGGAACACATATACCTAGCACAGGAACCTCCCAccactgaaatatatatataattcaagtatatatatacttgttctaattttcttttattagatACCTATACCCGTTTTAAGCTTTCATTCGTtctttccatccatccttctttcctctcccctcccttcttccctccttcctactttttctccctccccctgttctttctttctcttttctcaaatAAGTTCACAATAAAACAAAGGGATGACTCAAAAAACTTAACATATGAAATCTAATATTCTGAAGGACTCCAACTTTAGAGTATAAAGCTACCTGACACCTAGTAGTTTCTCTGCTAATCTGTTCCATCAAGCGTGGGTCCCTGAACCACCAGGTTATCCTCTGTTTTCTAACCACATCAGCCCCTTCACATGAAGAGAaaatcctgtgtgtgtgtcttcataCTTGCTGGCTCTACTACCAGAAGAGAGGGATCTGGCTTCAGAGCAGGACTGAAAACTTCTCACCAGTCTGGGGATAATAGTGTTGAGGCAAATTCATTCTCTTAACTTGCAAAGACagatttttctcatctttctccttctctcaccTTTTTTGCTGTAGCATTTTTCCTCAAAGTATAACTCATTTTTTTACTAATGCCTAAACTAATCATAGTgttattttatcacatttttacCAACAAAGTTCTAAAAATCCTGGAGACATTCCTCCATGATCTTGGGGAAAAAAGTTGCCAAATgctgtgctgttttgttttgttttttttttaattttctttcatttacagACTTCATGAAACTTACATTCTGTGGCTTTGACCCTCACCAATCTTGGAAGATTGATCTCTCAAGGACAAACCCAGTGCCTGTTTCTCAGTTCTTTTTCTACTTGACATTTGCAGAATTGGCACTTTTTGCCACTGTTATGC is a genomic window of Pongo pygmaeus isolate AG05252 chromosome 5, NHGRI_mPonPyg2-v2.0_pri, whole genome shotgun sequence containing:
- the ZNF391 gene encoding zinc finger protein 391, which translates into the protein MESLRGNTAQGPTNEEAYKNEGQLSRQTKCPAQKKSSFENTVVRKVSVTLKEIFTGEEGPEFSEFSLSPNLDAQQKIPKGDGSPISRKNSKDNSDLIKHQRLFSQRKSCKCNECEKAFSYQSDLLVHSRIHGGEKPFECNKCGKPFSRSTHLIEHQRTHTGEKPYECNECGKAFSWSTHLSLHQRIHTGEKPYECSECGKAFSRSTNLSQHQRTHTQERPYKCNECGKAFSDRSTIIQHQRIHTGENPYECSKCGKAFSWISSLIEHQRTHTGENPYECSECGKVFCRSSSLTEHQRIHTGEKPHKCRVCGKGFSRSSSLIIHQRTHTGEKPYKCNDCGKAFSQSSTLIRHQHLHTKE